One part of the Candidatus Methanoperedens sp. genome encodes these proteins:
- the mtrA gene encoding tetrahydromethanopterin S-methyltransferase subunit A, with product MANKVKPAAGWPVVRGEYEAGNPENPVAVTTCGSHVKGAAQLAAGASITGPHKTENLGIEKIVANVISNPNIRFLLVTGTEVKGHISGEAIVMLHKNGVKDNRIVKASGAIPYIENLPDDSVKRFQAQVEVVEMLGTEDEGTIVAKVKELAARDPGAFAGEPMIIQVGKKEEAEEVGGIKPMSAEIATVQARIKGIQHQSIEIGNLNKLMSGIYAGKIEGIMIGLVVGFIILGIILTILI from the coding sequence ATGGCGAATAAAGTCAAACCTGCAGCAGGATGGCCTGTTGTTAGAGGAGAATATGAAGCAGGAAACCCGGAGAATCCCGTAGCTGTAACAACATGCGGCTCGCATGTCAAAGGCGCGGCGCAGCTTGCTGCCGGAGCTTCGATTACAGGACCGCATAAAACAGAGAATCTCGGGATAGAAAAAATCGTCGCAAATGTAATTTCCAATCCCAACATACGCTTCCTGCTTGTCACAGGTACGGAGGTCAAAGGGCATATCTCCGGCGAAGCGATAGTAATGCTCCACAAGAACGGCGTCAAGGATAACCGCATTGTTAAAGCATCAGGCGCTATACCCTATATTGAAAACCTGCCCGACGATTCTGTAAAGAGATTCCAGGCACAGGTTGAGGTAGTGGAGATGCTCGGCACTGAGGACGAGGGAACCATCGTTGCCAAGGTAAAAGAGCTTGCAGCGAGAGACCCCGGAGCATTTGCAGGCGAGCCCATGATCATCCAGGTCGGGAAGAAGGAGGAAGCCGAAGAGGTTGGCGGCATTAAACCCATGTCTGCCGAGATAGCCACAGTCCAGGCAAGGATAAAGGGAATCCAGCACCAGTCAATCGAAATCGGTAACCTGAATAAACTGATGTCCGGCATCTATGCAGGAAAAATAGAAGGCATAATGATAGGTCTGGTCGTGGGATTCATAATCCTTGGGATAATACTGACAATATTAATATAA
- the mtrB gene encoding tetrahydromethanopterin S-methyltransferase subunit B, which translates to MSHIRVAPELHLILNPATGVIAEEREDEVEYSLDGVRTQLDELDKVVTDMMNQLEPNAPLLSMFPGRERAAYNAGILTNAFYGAIIGFIISFLLLVLLKVGGI; encoded by the coding sequence ATGAGTCATATACGGGTGGCACCTGAGCTGCATCTTATTTTAAATCCAGCAACAGGTGTAATCGCAGAAGAGAGGGAAGACGAGGTTGAATATTCGCTCGACGGCGTGAGAACACAGCTTGATGAACTTGATAAAGTCGTCACGGACATGATGAACCAGCTTGAGCCCAATGCGCCGCTTTTGAGCATGTTCCCAGGAAGGGAGCGAGCAGCATATAACGCCGGGATTCTCACCAATGCATTCTACGGTGCAATAATAGGATTCATTATATCTTTCCTGTTACTTGTTCTTTTGAAGGTAGGAGGGATATAA
- the mtrC gene encoding tetrahydromethanopterin S-methyltransferase subunit C, producing the protein MSEIKEISPNKLMALGIIGGLVGIYLSPYFPTAGALGAMCAVIWGADAVRRVAKYGLGTGVPSIGQLALGMGIIAAMFSLAVVKSRILAGPVLALIVAVIIGLIIGWIAQNIIKMRIPIMIRGMTEIAGAGVLIILGYSASVAGDYVFADFIPRVFSNGVILAVIWVGTLAMAHPFNACLGPDEKQKRLLYLAVSTGAITTTLMGIAALMTLGTSAVITIVLGIILWFIFYKKFWDEVYKDAAVVAGTGLLPKTEA; encoded by the coding sequence ATGAGCGAGATTAAAGAAATCTCACCAAACAAACTGATGGCACTGGGAATAATCGGAGGACTGGTTGGAATATACCTGTCCCCTTACTTCCCCACAGCAGGAGCACTCGGGGCAATGTGCGCAGTAATATGGGGTGCTGATGCAGTAAGGCGCGTTGCCAAGTATGGTCTTGGGACTGGCGTGCCATCCATAGGGCAGTTAGCCCTTGGAATGGGCATCATTGCTGCCATGTTCAGTCTTGCAGTCGTTAAGTCTCGGATACTTGCGGGTCCTGTACTTGCCTTGATAGTAGCAGTGATAATCGGTCTCATAATAGGCTGGATTGCCCAGAACATAATAAAGATGAGAATTCCGATAATGATTCGCGGCATGACTGAAATCGCAGGAGCAGGCGTTTTAATCATCCTCGGTTATAGCGCTTCAGTAGCCGGAGATTACGTGTTTGCCGACTTTATTCCCAGGGTTTTCAGTAATGGTGTAATACTTGCGGTAATCTGGGTAGGAACACTGGCAATGGCGCATCCGTTCAACGCCTGTCTCGGACCTGATGAAAAACAGAAAAGACTGCTCTACCTTGCGGTATCCACAGGTGCGATCACCACAACACTGATGGGCATAGCTGCACTTATGACCCTCGGAACATCGGCAGTTATTACCATCGTGCTCGGAATAATCCTGTGGTTCATCTTTTACAAGAAATTCTGGGATGAAGTCTATAAAGATGCTGCGGTGGTTGCCGGAACAGGTTTATTACCAAAGACGGAGGCATAA
- a CDS encoding GNAT family N-acetyltransferase produces MGIEQIPRDELQILVLSKKHELTSFESTNDDLNDFFKNDSLKDQEDLISRTYLCCWKKSIVGYFSIVADTIEVQTIDEHDGIEGYPYRKYPSIKIARLAVDRKFVRKGIGRFLVLASIGLALSVSEIIGCRYLTVDSKHESISFYEKLGFKIVERYRQSEFPKMYLDMYPIVVMMQPKESLKEFENKQVRR; encoded by the coding sequence ATGGGAATTGAACAAATCCCGCGTGATGAGCTTCAAATATTGGTTTTAAGCAAAAAACATGAACTTACTTCTTTTGAATCTACGAATGACGATTTAAACGATTTCTTTAAAAACGATTCTTTAAAAGACCAAGAAGACCTGATAAGTAGAACATATCTATGCTGCTGGAAAAAGAGCATCGTAGGATATTTTTCAATTGTTGCGGATACCATTGAGGTTCAAACAATAGATGAACATGATGGAATTGAGGGTTATCCTTATAGGAAATATCCAAGTATTAAAATCGCAAGGCTTGCGGTTGATAGAAAATTTGTAAGAAAAGGCATTGGGAGATTCTTGGTACTTGCATCAATAGGATTAGCTTTATCTGTGTCTGAAATAATTGGATGTCGGTATCTTACAGTTGATTCAAAGCATGAATCAATAAGTTTTTATGAAAAACTTGGTTTTAAAATTGTAGAAAGATATAGGCAAAGCGAATTTCCCAAGATGTACCTTGATATGTATCCGATAGTTGTAATGATGCAGCCAAAAGAATCTCTTAAAGAATTTGAGAATAAACAAGTGAGGCGATAA
- a CDS encoding DUF475 domain-containing protein, with product MLDIFSILLTVAGLILFETISSIDNAVINAEVLSTMSLRARRWFLSYGLLFAVFVIRGMLPWLIVWATNPSLGAVGALTATFSEDPKIKEIIEASSPFLLVGGGIFLIFLFFHWLFIEAKNYGLRGERFFHQHGTWFFAIVSIILAVVVWFSLKQQPFMAFGAVLGSTAFFITHGFKQNAEVHEKELMGGETMSDWSKILYLEVIDATFSIDGVVGAFAFTLSVPLILVGNGMGAYVVRQLTVSNIENVKRYIYLKNGAMYSIFFLGMIMVLDSFGYIFPQWVSPVITIGVIGYFFYKSRKCL from the coding sequence ATGCTTGATATATTCTCGATTCTCCTGACAGTGGCGGGTCTTATTCTTTTTGAGACCATAAGCAGCATCGATAACGCGGTGATTAATGCTGAAGTGCTTTCCACGATGTCTCTCAGGGCAAGGCGCTGGTTTTTATCCTATGGGTTGCTTTTTGCGGTTTTTGTTATCAGGGGAATGCTGCCCTGGCTAATCGTCTGGGCAACAAATCCATCCCTTGGAGCAGTTGGCGCTCTGACAGCAACGTTCAGCGAAGACCCGAAGATAAAGGAGATAATTGAGGCCTCTTCACCTTTTCTGCTTGTTGGAGGAGGGATTTTTCTTATTTTCCTTTTTTTCCACTGGCTGTTTATCGAGGCTAAAAACTACGGCCTCAGAGGCGAGAGATTTTTCCACCAGCATGGGACATGGTTCTTCGCCATAGTTTCTATTATTCTTGCGGTCGTTGTGTGGTTTTCGCTAAAGCAGCAACCGTTTATGGCGTTCGGGGCTGTACTTGGTTCAACAGCCTTTTTCATAACCCATGGGTTTAAACAGAACGCAGAGGTGCATGAAAAAGAGCTCATGGGCGGTGAAACCATGAGCGACTGGAGTAAAATCCTCTACCTCGAGGTGATAGATGCGACGTTCTCTATCGACGGCGTGGTCGGAGCTTTTGCATTTACGCTTTCGGTTCCGCTGATTCTCGTCGGCAACGGGATGGGTGCCTATGTGGTCAGGCAGCTTACTGTAAGCAATATTGAGAATGTGAAGAGATACATTTACCTTAAAAACGGGGCAATGTATTCCATATTTTTCCTAGGGATGATAATGGTGCTTGATAGTTTCGGATATATATTTCCGCAGTGGGTGTCGCCTGTAATAACAATCGGCGTGATAGGGTATTTCTTCTATAAATCTCGTAAATGCTTGTGA
- the mtrG gene encoding tetrahydromethanopterin S-methyltransferase subunit G yields the protein MTDKIPTVIVDPEDYKEILTKLNEIEEKIEFTNSEIHQRYGKKLGRDIGILYGIVTALMVVIAYILLLRVLPRIFS from the coding sequence ATGACAGACAAAATCCCAACGGTAATAGTAGACCCTGAGGACTACAAGGAGATACTGACGAAACTGAACGAGATAGAGGAAAAAATCGAGTTCACCAATTCAGAGATACACCAGAGATACGGAAAAAAACTCGGAAGAGATATTGGAATTCTGTATGGAATAGTCACCGCACTAATGGTAGTTATAGCGTATATATTGCTTTTACGCGTGCTACCAAGAATATTCAGTTAG
- the larC gene encoding nickel pincer cofactor biosynthesis protein LarC, with amino-acid sequence MKAILFDPFSGASGDMIIGALLDIGADAGKVKEAMELASHVEVEFSKTTKKGISGYSASVSTKKEGSLTFSKIIERVENLDLPSDIKSDAVSVFNILGKAEAKIHNVTLEKLHFHELGQEDAIADIVGACAAFHDLGLKNCRIYCTSISVGKGLVEFSHGKFPVPAPAALEILAEYSLPWQLGPVEGELLTPTGAALLAHFVNEKGECPQMKTERIGYGAGSRDLPLPNVLRIIAGEIDEALIQDRIEMLETNVDDVTGQVLGNLIEELLKAGALDVAILPATMKKGRSGSIVQVIAKPEDSDRLARKIIEETGSLGVRIIPIKHRLIAHREMGKVNITIKNRVFSVAVKIARDLRGVLLNISAEFEDCKDIAHESGIPIREVIRLAEEEARRTLKTERSVSGREKRKSASVNSN; translated from the coding sequence ATGAAAGCCATCCTGTTCGACCCGTTCTCAGGCGCTTCTGGCGATATGATTATCGGCGCTCTCCTCGATATTGGAGCAGACGCTGGCAAAGTCAAAGAAGCCATGGAACTTGCTTCCCATGTCGAGGTTGAGTTTTCAAAAACCACAAAAAAAGGCATTTCAGGTTATTCAGCCAGCGTATCAACGAAAAAAGAAGGAAGCCTGACTTTTTCGAAAATCATCGAGCGCGTGGAAAACCTTGACCTTCCTTCTGATATAAAATCGGATGCGGTTTCAGTCTTCAACATCCTTGGAAAAGCAGAAGCAAAGATCCACAACGTAACACTTGAAAAACTGCATTTCCATGAACTCGGGCAGGAGGATGCGATTGCAGACATCGTTGGCGCATGTGCCGCCTTTCACGACCTGGGTTTAAAAAATTGCAGAATTTACTGCACTTCGATATCCGTGGGCAAGGGACTTGTTGAGTTCTCCCATGGCAAATTTCCTGTACCTGCACCTGCAGCGCTTGAGATTCTGGCGGAATATTCCCTGCCATGGCAGTTGGGACCTGTCGAGGGGGAATTGCTCACGCCCACCGGAGCTGCTCTCCTTGCCCATTTCGTCAACGAAAAAGGCGAATGCCCTCAGATGAAGACTGAGCGAATAGGCTATGGTGCAGGAAGCAGAGACCTGCCTCTTCCAAATGTACTGCGGATAATCGCAGGCGAGATCGATGAAGCACTTATCCAGGACAGGATCGAGATGCTTGAGACCAACGTGGATGACGTCACAGGTCAGGTACTTGGAAATCTGATAGAGGAATTGCTTAAGGCGGGCGCGCTGGATGTTGCCATATTACCGGCTACCATGAAAAAAGGGAGAAGCGGCAGTATTGTTCAGGTCATCGCAAAACCAGAGGATTCGGACAGGCTTGCGCGAAAAATAATCGAAGAAACAGGCTCTCTCGGTGTCAGGATAATCCCCATAAAACACAGACTGATTGCACACCGAGAGATGGGAAAAGTGAACATTACAATAAAAAACAGGGTTTTTTCAGTCGCCGTCAAGATTGCAAGAGATTTACGGGGCGTTCTACTGAACATCTCGGCTGAGTTTGAGGACTGCAAGGATATAGCCCATGAGTCCGGTATTCCAATAAGGGAAGTTATTCGACTTGCTGAGGAGGAGGCGCGGAGAACATTGAAGACAGAAAGATCGGTGTCAGGACGGGAGAAAAGGAAGAGCGCCTCCGTTAATTCGAATTAG
- the mtrH gene encoding tetrahydromethanopterin S-methyltransferase subunit H, producing MFRYDKKQEVFEFGKIKVGGQPGEYPTVLVSTMFYLKHKIVSDEDKGVFDKAAAEKLWNTQQVMGDTTGLPYFNQLVGETPEAIKNYINWFVDICDDIPFLVDSSDGATRAAAARYAREIGVEKRAIHNSINASIGAEEIKALKESKLTSAIVLAFNATNPSVEGKLEILEKGGTGQTKGMLDVAKEVGITRPLVDVAATPLGAGAGATIRSVLAIKGRLGLPVGGGFHNMASAWDWMKKYKKTDPDAKTESWPPVDIGTNLVAQIMGANFLLYGPIENVKKVFPAVAMVDIMLAETAKDLGLSVLAEVHPIKKLV from the coding sequence ATGTTTAGATATGATAAGAAACAAGAAGTGTTTGAATTCGGCAAGATAAAAGTCGGCGGTCAGCCGGGAGAATATCCTACGGTACTTGTCAGTACGATGTTCTACCTGAAACATAAGATCGTTTCAGATGAGGACAAGGGTGTTTTCGATAAAGCGGCAGCAGAGAAACTGTGGAATACACAGCAGGTGATGGGAGATACTACAGGTCTTCCGTATTTCAACCAGCTTGTGGGCGAGACACCTGAGGCTATTAAGAACTACATCAACTGGTTCGTGGATATATGCGACGATATCCCTTTCCTTGTGGATTCATCAGACGGTGCTACAAGAGCAGCGGCAGCGCGATATGCCAGAGAGATAGGTGTTGAAAAGCGCGCCATACACAACTCTATCAATGCCAGCATAGGCGCAGAAGAGATAAAAGCGCTTAAGGAAAGCAAGCTCACTTCTGCCATCGTGCTCGCATTCAACGCCACAAATCCCAGCGTTGAAGGCAAACTTGAAATCCTTGAGAAAGGAGGCACAGGACAGACAAAAGGCATGCTCGATGTGGCAAAAGAAGTTGGAATTACACGACCGCTGGTGGATGTTGCGGCAACGCCTCTGGGGGCAGGCGCAGGAGCTACTATCAGATCAGTTCTTGCTATTAAAGGAAGGCTCGGGCTTCCTGTGGGCGGAGGCTTCCATAACATGGCATCAGCCTGGGACTGGATGAAGAAGTACAAGAAAACAGACCCTGATGCAAAGACAGAGTCCTGGCCGCCTGTGGACATTGGCACGAACCTCGTGGCGCAGATCATGGGTGCAAATTTCCTTCTCTACGGACCGATTGAGAACGTAAAGAAGGTGTTTCCAGCCGTGGCAATGGTGGATATCATGCTGGCTGAGACAGCAAAAGACCTTGGCTTGAGCGTGCTGGCTGAGGTGCATCCAATAAAGAAATTGGTGTAG
- a CDS encoding tetrahydromethanopterin S-methyltransferase subunit F has translation MAEEYEYGKGVPTVVSPSMGQIEPLIDDIRYRGQLIARNQKLESGVGATGFIGFIIGFAVVLLMVLIPVLR, from the coding sequence ATGGCAGAAGAATACGAATATGGAAAGGGCGTACCGACGGTTGTATCTCCTTCAATGGGGCAAATAGAACCGCTTATAGACGATATCCGCTATCGTGGGCAGCTTATTGCGAGAAACCAGAAACTTGAGTCAGGCGTAGGTGCCACTGGTTTTATTGGATTCATAATCGGCTTTGCTGTGGTATTGCTGATGGTACTGATTCCGGTATTGAGGTGA
- a CDS encoding GYD domain-containing protein codes for MARYIIISNLTDEGARTLKKNPGRVKEVNAELKDMGVNVLDQYAVLGNFDFLTIVEADDEATVSKAIVEILSRGSIKTATYKALPIDEFIESLR; via the coding sequence ATGGCAAGATATATAATAATCTCAAACCTGACAGATGAAGGTGCCAGGACACTCAAGAAGAACCCCGGCAGAGTGAAAGAAGTTAATGCCGAGCTCAAAGACATGGGGGTAAATGTGCTGGATCAGTACGCTGTCCTGGGAAATTTTGACTTTTTGACCATCGTAGAAGCGGATGATGAAGCCACGGTCAGCAAAGCAATTGTTGAAATTTTATCCCGCGGCAGCATCAAAACAGCGACATACAAAGCGTTACCCATCGACGAGTTCATCGAATCACTTAGATGA